A genomic segment from Bubalus kerabau isolate K-KA32 ecotype Philippines breed swamp buffalo chromosome 14, PCC_UOA_SB_1v2, whole genome shotgun sequence encodes:
- the LOC129627271 gene encoding testis-specific serine/threonine-protein kinase 5-like yields MQQQQSMSAWTLISRALNFMKAAGRQKLDQRAFLEQVRECRDNGYLLSSKKIGSGVFSKVYLAYATQERMRHNSKLASDLRGKRHTMVAIKIVSTAEAPAEFSRKFLPREISSLNATYKHLNVVGRDPRQPALPTYPRPTPSPPGILILGPAPFRDPSPVHPRALVGGDSGGVARQVQLYETFANSRRTYLVLELAARGDLLEHINTMSAHHRCPGLEEEEARRLLWQLVSAVAHCHNSGIVHRDLKCENVLLDDRGCLKLSDFGFANRSGLKNSLLSTFCGSVAYTAPEILMSKKYNGEQADLWSLGVILYAMVTGKLPFKECQPHRMLYLMRRGPTFRPGLSPECQDLIRGLLQLRPQARLGLQQVATHHWMLPAAHALLCTTLCAIPEKPEKPQLRTSLDNVEPSAGSDPPRSLLQLRRPQLQGTSHESASSLTPEPPGLARDKVQTLPGLSSGARTRLVAGSAL; encoded by the exons ATGCAGCAACAACAATCCATGTCAGCCTGGACATTGATATCAAG agccctgaATTTTATGAAGGCTGCCGGCAGGCAGAAGCTGGACCAGAGAGCCTTTCTGGAGCAGGTGCGTGAATGCAGGGACAATGGCTACCTGCTGTCCTCCAAGAAGATTGGTTCTGGGGTCTTCTCCAAAGTCTACTTGGCCTACGCCACGCAGGAGCGCATGCGGCACAACTCCAAGCTGGCCTCTGACCTGAGGGGCAAGCGCCACACCATG GTGGCTATCAAGATCGTCTCCACTGCGGAGGCCCCTGCAGAGTTCTCCCGCAAGTTCCTGCCCCGTGAGATTTCATCACTCAATGCTACGTACAAGCACCTGAACGTGGTGGGCAGAGACCCCAGGCAGCCGGCCCTTCCTACCTACCCCAGGCCCACCCCTTCACCTCCTGGGATCCTTATACTCGGGCCGGCCCCATTCCGAGACCCCAGCCCTGTGCACCCGAGGGCCCTGGTTGGGGGTGACAGTGGGGGGGTGGCCCGGCAGGTGCAGCTGTATGAGACCTTCGCGAACAGCCGGCGCACCTACTTGGTACTGGAGCTGGCGGCCCGCGGTGACCTGCTGGAGCACATCAACACCATGTCTGCTCATCACCGCTGCCCGggactggaggaggaggaggcccgCAGGCTGTTGTGGCAGCTGGTCAGTGCCGTGGCGCACTGCCACAACTCAGGCATCGTGCACCG ggacTTGAAGTGTGAGAACGTCCTGCTAGATGACAGAGGCTGCCTAAAGCTGAGTG ACTTTGGCTTTGCCAATCGTTCCGGGCTCAAGAACTCATTGCTGAGCACCTTCTGCGGGTCTGTGGCCTACACAGCCCCAGAGATCCTCATGAGCAAGAAGTACAACGGGGAGCAGGCCGACCTGTGGAGCCT AGGTGTCATCCTCTACGCCATGGTGACTGGGAAGCTGCCCTTCAAGGAGTGCCAGCCCCACCGAATGCTGTATCTGATGCGCCGGGGCCCCACCTTCCGGCCAGGCCTGTCCCCAG AGTGCCAGGACTTGATCCGAGGCCTGCTCCAGCTGCGCCCACAAGCTCGCCTGGGCCTGCAGCAGGTGGCCACCCACCACTGGATGCTGCCTGCTGCACATGCGCTCCTCTGCACTACACTCTGTGCTATACCAG AaaaaccagagaagccccagctccGAACATCCCTGGACAATGTGGAGCCCAGCGCAGGCTCTGATCCCCCAAGGTCACTCCTGCAACTGCGGCGACCCCAGCTACAGGGCACCTCTCATGAGAGTGCCTCCAGTCTGACGCCTGAGCCCCCAGGGCTTGCCCGAGACAAGGTGCAGACTCTGCCGGGCTTGAGCTCTGGAGCACGGACACGGCTGGTCGCAGG GTCAGCCCTGTGA
- the HGH1 gene encoding protein HGH1 homolog, with protein sequence MGEDGGDRGPSADGLAPVGSPMSETSPKAEAAKLLPFLALGERADLQAAAAQHVLALTGSGPGRTLLAGQAALLRALVELAVAPPPAPARDAARALVNLAADPGLHKPLLAAEPRLPVRLLGCALDPQWPWAEEAAAVLANLSREPVPCAALIEALAAAEPGESGLERLVRALCTPGYNARAPLHYLGPVLSNLSQRPATRAFLLDRNRCVVQRLLPLTQYPDSSVRRGGVVGTLRNCCFEHRHHEWLLGPEVDVLPFLLLPLAGPEDFSEEEMERLPVDLQYLPPDKQREPDADIRKMLIETIMLLTATAPGRKQVRDQGAYLILRELHSWEPEPDVRVTCEKLIQVLIGDEPERGLENLLEVQVPEEVERQLQQQDHQEREQCEREQQELELGPGPQAEGAAPT encoded by the exons ATGGGGGAGGACGGGGGGGACAGGGGTCCGTCAGCCGATGGCCTAGCTCCCGTAGGGTCGCCGATGTCGGAGACCAGCCCGAAGGCGGAGGCGGCGAAGCTGCTGCCTTTCCTGGCGCTCGGGGAGCGGGCTGACCTACAGGCGGCGGCGGCGCAGCATGTGCTGGCTCTGACTGGCTCGGGGCCTGGCCGCACGCTGCTGGCCGGCCAGGCGGCACTGCTGCGGGCGCTGGTCGAGCTGGCGGtggcccctcctcctgccccagcccGAGACGCCGCCCGCGCGCTAGTCAACCTGGCTGCCGACCCCGGCCTGCACAAGCCGCTGCTGGCGGCCGAGCCCAGACTGCCTGTCCGCCTGCTGGGCTGCGCGTTGGACCCACAGTGGCCCTGGGCCGAGGAAGCGGCCGCCGTGCTGGCTAACCTCAGCCGCGAGCCGGTGCCGTGCGCTGCGCTGATAGAGGCTCTGGCGGCCGCAGAACCCGGGGAGTCGGGCCTGGAGCGGCTGGTGCGCGCGCTGTGCACTCCGGGCTACAACGCCCGCGCGCCCTTGCACTACTTGGGACCAGTGCTCTCCAACCTCAGCCAGCGTCCCGCGACCCGCGCTTTTCTGCTGGACCGCAACAG GTGCGTGGTCCAGCGGCTGCTGCCCCTTACCCAATACCCGGACTCCTCGGTGCGCAGGGGCGGGGTGGTGGGAACACTGCGAAATTGCTGCTTCGAGCACC GACATCATGAATGGTTGCTTGGGCCCGAGGTGGACGTTCTCCCCTTCTTGCTACTGCCCCTGGCTGGGCCTGAAGACTTCTCTGAGGAAGAGATGGAGC GGCTGCCTGTTGATCTGCAGTACCTGCCACCAGACAAGCAGCGAGAGCCTGACGCTGACATCCGCAAGATGCTAATTGAGACCATCATGCTG CTGACAGCCACGGCACCTGGTCGGAAGCAGGTGAGGGACCAGGGAGCCTACTTGATCTTGCGAGAGCTGCATAGCTGGGAGCCTGAGCCTGATGTGCGGGTGACTTGTGAGAAACTCATCCAG GTACTTATTGGGGACGAGCCAGAGCGCGGCCTGGAGAACCTGCTGGAGGTGCAGGTGCCTGAGGAGGTTGAgcggcagctgcagcagcaggatCACCAGGAGCGGGAGCAGTGTGAGCGGGAGCAGCAGGAGCTGGAGCTGGGCCCAGGGCCACAAGCAGAGGGAGCTGCACCCACGTGA